In the Nitrospirota bacterium genome, one interval contains:
- a CDS encoding Rho termination factor N-terminal domain-containing protein encodes MKLKDIKKIAKELGINDTNMKKEDLIRAIQVAEGNFDCFGTNLSNDCSQADCLWKKNCSA; translated from the coding sequence ATGAAACTCAAAGACATAAAGAAAATTGCAAAGGAGTTAGGCATAAACGATACAAACATGAAGAAAGAGGATCTTATCCGCGCGATACAGGTAGCGGAAGGCAACTTTGATTGTTTCGGGACCAATCTGTCAAATGACTGTTCTCAGGCCGATTGTCTATGGAAAAAAAACTGCTCAGCATGA
- a CDS encoding bifunctional 5,10-methylenetetrahydrofolate dehydrogenase/5,10-methenyltetrahydrofolate cyclohydrolase, whose translation MAEIMKGQSLSEKIKERVKKDVEGLREHGIDVGLGMLMFDDNPAAKQYFLATLKACKKAGIKAHEYILPADASVNEMLNEVHAINNDERINGLLVLFPLPKKINPRRIVNEILPEKDIDGLGSLSVGRLAADESTFQIFKNGDYDSLYQGMAMHAASSYLPCTPFGVIRLIESYGIDIKGKHAVVIGKSLAVGKPLSLMFLAKEATVTVCHRETKDLGNFTRQADILCSATGVKGLIKGDMVKEGVVVVDIGINVLKDGSIVGDVDFESVEKKASFITPVPGGVGPVTIAMLLENTVRSAQRNQLMKHPLIVS comes from the coding sequence ATGGCAGAGATAATGAAGGGGCAAAGCCTCTCGGAAAAGATAAAAGAGAGGGTAAAAAAGGATGTGGAAGGACTTAGAGAACATGGCATTGATGTCGGGCTCGGGATGCTTATGTTTGATGACAATCCCGCGGCAAAGCAGTATTTTCTCGCGACATTAAAGGCATGCAAAAAGGCCGGGATAAAGGCGCATGAGTATATCCTGCCTGCGGACGCTTCAGTGAATGAGATGCTCAATGAGGTTCATGCAATTAATAATGATGAGAGGATAAACGGGCTTCTCGTGCTCTTTCCTCTCCCAAAAAAGATCAACCCGCGCAGGATAGTGAACGAGATACTTCCTGAAAAGGATATTGACGGGCTCGGCTCCCTCTCTGTCGGAAGGCTCGCGGCGGACGAGTCCACATTTCAGATATTCAAGAACGGCGATTACGACAGCCTCTATCAAGGTATGGCGATGCATGCCGCCTCAAGCTATCTGCCCTGCACGCCGTTCGGCGTCATCAGGCTTATAGAGAGCTACGGCATTGATATAAAGGGCAAACATGCCGTTGTCATCGGCAAGAGCCTCGCGGTCGGAAAGCCGCTGTCGCTCATGTTCCTTGCAAAGGAAGCCACAGTCACAGTCTGCCACAGAGAGACAAAGGATCTTGGCAATTTCACAAGACAGGCTGATATACTCTGCTCAGCCACGGGAGTGAAAGGCCTGATCAAAGGAGACATGGTCAAGGAAGGCGTTGTGGTTGTGGACATCGGCATCAATGTCCTGAAGGACGGCAGCATCGTCGGCGATGTTGATTTTGAATCGGTTGAAAAGAAGGCATCTTTTATTACTCCTGTTCCAGGCGGAGTAGGGCCTGTGACCATAGCGATGCTTCTTGAGAATACGGTGCGCTCGGCTCAGAGAAACCAGCTCATGAAACACCCGCTGATCGTCAGTTGA
- the gyrA gene encoding DNA gyrase subunit A: MERSVINIEEEMKTSYLNYAMSVIIGRALPDVRDGLKPVQRRILYAMLREGLLPGKRYSKCAGVVGEVLKKYHPHGDSAVYDALVRLAQDFNMRNILVDGQGNFGSVDGDPAAAYRYTEAKLTKIAEEMLTDIDKETVDFIPNYDETTTEPTVLPSKVPNLIINGSAGIAVGMATNIPPHNLGEIVDGLLMMIADPDVEISALMKKIKGPDFPTGSAIYGKKGIADAYMTGRGLIRIRAKTVEEEYSKGTRIIITELPYQVNKSRLVEKIAELVREKKIEGISDLRDESDRKGIRVVIELKKGAFLQVVLNQLYKHTPMATTFGVILLAIVNGQPKVLNLAQMLSLFLDHRRIIIRRKTEFELRKARERAHILEGLKIALDNLDAIIKLIRASKTPSEALEGLMNKFPLTKIQAQAILDMKLQRLTGLERDKIIEDYEALIKEIERLISILASPELINNIIKEELAEIKEKYADKRRTTITGEAEDITIEDLITEEDMVVTISRLGFVKRTAADLYKSQKRGGTGKKGMSLRGGAGKKGTDGTAVTSADAQSPVIEREEDMVETLFKASTHDYALFFTNFGRLYWLKVYEIPEGDRATKGRAIVNLLKISPHERITAVFPVKEFREDQYLVMATRKGTVKKTALEAYSHPRANGINAISLEEGDELVGVRITGGNEDINLSTKNGLSIRFNEKDVRSMGRTAKGVRGIRLKADDEVVSVDVLDEETTLLTVTQNGFGKRTRASEYRLQSRGGKGVFTIKVTPKNGKVVGVLKVTKDDEIIIIANSGKLIRMKASSISLIGRATQGVTLIKLAENDKVVGIALVAEKDEEDINEDMAEKK; this comes from the coding sequence ATGGAACGTTCAGTGATAAATATTGAAGAAGAGATGAAGACATCCTACCTTAATTACGCGATGAGCGTAATTATAGGCAGGGCGCTTCCTGATGTAAGGGACGGGCTCAAGCCTGTCCAGCGCAGAATACTCTACGCGATGCTCAGGGAAGGATTGCTTCCGGGCAAGCGATACTCCAAATGCGCCGGCGTTGTCGGAGAGGTGCTCAAGAAGTACCACCCGCACGGCGACTCAGCGGTCTATGACGCGCTTGTCAGGCTTGCGCAGGACTTTAATATGCGGAATATCCTTGTCGACGGGCAGGGCAACTTCGGCTCTGTTGACGGCGACCCTGCTGCCGCGTACCGTTATACAGAGGCAAAACTTACAAAGATAGCAGAAGAGATGCTCACTGACATAGACAAGGAGACAGTTGACTTCATCCCCAACTATGACGAGACAACTACCGAGCCTACTGTGCTGCCTTCAAAGGTTCCGAACCTTATCATCAACGGCTCAGCAGGAATAGCGGTCGGCATGGCGACAAATATCCCGCCGCACAATCTCGGCGAGATAGTGGACGGCCTTCTTATGATGATAGCCGACCCTGATGTCGAGATATCCGCACTGATGAAGAAGATCAAGGGGCCTGACTTCCCGACAGGCAGCGCCATATACGGGAAAAAAGGCATAGCTGACGCCTACATGACAGGCAGGGGACTGATAAGGATCAGGGCAAAGACGGTTGAAGAAGAGTACTCAAAAGGCACGCGCATCATCATCACGGAACTGCCTTATCAGGTGAATAAATCAAGGCTCGTGGAGAAGATAGCCGAGCTTGTGCGCGAAAAGAAGATCGAGGGCATCTCCGATCTGCGGGATGAATCAGACCGCAAAGGGATAAGGGTTGTGATCGAACTGAAGAAAGGCGCTTTCCTCCAGGTCGTGCTCAACCAGCTTTACAAACATACGCCGATGGCAACCACATTCGGTGTCATACTCCTTGCCATAGTCAACGGACAGCCGAAGGTGCTTAACCTTGCGCAGATGCTCTCTCTCTTTCTGGACCACAGGCGTATTATCATCAGAAGAAAGACCGAGTTCGAGCTGAGAAAGGCCAGGGAAAGGGCCCACATACTTGAAGGTCTCAAGATAGCTCTTGATAATCTTGACGCGATAATCAAGCTCATCAGGGCGTCAAAGACCCCTTCCGAGGCGCTTGAGGGGCTGATGAATAAATTCCCTCTTACAAAGATACAGGCGCAGGCGATACTCGATATGAAGCTCCAGAGGCTTACGGGGCTTGAGCGCGACAAGATCATCGAGGACTATGAAGCGCTTATCAAGGAGATAGAGAGGCTTATATCGATCCTGGCGAGCCCTGAACTCATCAATAACATAATCAAGGAAGAGCTGGCCGAGATAAAGGAAAAGTACGCTGACAAGAGGCGCACGACGATCACAGGCGAGGCAGAGGATATAACCATAGAAGATCTCATCACTGAAGAAGATATGGTTGTCACGATCTCCCGCCTTGGTTTTGTAAAACGGACAGCGGCAGACCTCTACAAGAGCCAGAAGAGGGGCGGCACCGGAAAGAAGGGCATGTCTCTAAGGGGCGGCGCCGGAAAGAAAGGCACGGATGGAACAGCCGTTACATCAGCTGACGCGCAATCTCCTGTAATTGAGAGAGAGGAGGATATGGTCGAGACCCTCTTTAAGGCCTCGACACATGACTACGCCCTATTCTTTACGAATTTCGGCAGGCTCTACTGGCTCAAGGTCTACGAAATCCCGGAGGGCGACAGGGCAACAAAGGGCAGGGCCATCGTAAACCTCCTGAAAATATCCCCGCATGAAAGGATAACAGCGGTATTCCCTGTCAAAGAGTTCCGGGAAGACCAGTATCTGGTCATGGCAACAAGAAAGGGCACCGTCAAGAAGACGGCGCTTGAGGCATACAGCCATCCGAGGGCAAACGGCATTAACGCCATATCGCTTGAAGAGGGAGACGAACTCGTAGGCGTGAGGATAACCGGCGGGAATGAGGACATTAACCTCAGCACAAAGAACGGCCTCTCGATACGCTTCAATGAAAAAGATGTCAGGTCCATGGGGCGCACCGCAAAGGGAGTGAGAGGCATCAGGCTCAAAGCTGATGATGAGGTCGTCTCTGTGGATGTTCTGGATGAAGAGACCACACTACTCACTGTTACACAGAACGGGTTCGGCAAGAGAACCAGGGCAAGTGAATACAGGCTTCAGAGCAGGGGCGGCAAGGGAGTCTTCACTATCAAGGTCACGCCCAAGAACGGCAAGGTGGTCGGCGTACTCAAGGTCACAAAAGATGACGAGATAATAATCATAGCCAACAGCGGCAAGCTCATCCGCATGAAGGCATCAAGCATATCCCTTATCGGCAGGGCAACCCAGGGTGTCACCCTCATAAAGCTCGCGGAAAACGACAAGGTCGTCGGGATCGCGCTTGTTGCTGAGAAAGATGAAGAAGATATTAATGAGGATATGGCTGAGAAGAAATAA
- the yrfG gene encoding GMP/IMP nucleotidase has protein sequence MLKNIPLKDIKYVLLDMDGTLLDLYFDDYFWRHLVPEKYAEKHDMTFGAAQEYLYKTYKHHERTLNWCDIDFWSKELKLDIPALKEQIRHLIEVHPHVIDFLKMLRKEKKKVFLLTNAHYKTVNIKFKKTAIGEYFDSVLCSFDVGHPKEYLEFWEKAEKKLGFTKEHSLFIDDTEDVLKTARDYGIKYLLFKAHANSKIEHGKSEHFQSITDFRQLM, from the coding sequence ATGCTGAAAAACATACCGTTAAAAGATATAAAATACGTCCTGCTTGACATGGACGGAACTCTGCTTGACCTTTATTTCGATGATTATTTCTGGAGACACCTCGTACCTGAAAAGTATGCTGAGAAGCATGACATGACATTCGGAGCGGCGCAGGAGTATCTATACAAAACCTACAAGCATCATGAGAGAACCCTGAACTGGTGCGATATCGACTTCTGGTCAAAAGAGCTGAAGCTTGACATCCCGGCGCTGAAGGAGCAGATAAGGCATCTCATTGAAGTGCATCCTCATGTCATTGATTTTCTCAAGATGCTCAGGAAAGAGAAGAAGAAGGTATTCCTTCTTACAAACGCGCATTATAAGACGGTCAATATAAAGTTCAAGAAGACCGCCATAGGAGAATATTTCGACTCTGTGCTCTGCTCTTTTGATGTAGGGCATCCGAAAGAATACCTGGAGTTCTGGGAAAAGGCCGAGAAGAAGCTCGGATTTACAAAAGAGCATTCCCTCTTCATCGATGACACTGAAGATGTGCTGAAGACGGCAAGGGATTACGGGATAAAATACCTCCTCTTCAAGGCGCATGCTAACTCAAAAATTGAGCATGGCAAGTCAGAGCACTTCCAGTCCATCACCGACTTCAGGCAGTTGATGTAG
- the dnaN gene encoding DNA polymerase III subunit beta — MKLRIEKEELQKALQNIQGIVDKKTTMPILSHFMLKVEKAASSIMATDLEIALKGPVDGEIIEKGSICIPARKLFEIVKEADGDILLESQENNWLRVTSGKSTFKLMGLPEEEYPTLPAMTKAEDISLDAGAFKNMIEKTVYATGESDTRYTLNGLLIHLVPGKKATEIIMVGTDGHRLAIIANKIAGDISGEMKLILPKKAALELRRILETSSGEITLHLDKNHIFFTIGDIVLTSRLIEGNYPNYDQVIPKGNEREVVIDKATCLKALRRTSIMSRERTNAVRFDIEAGKITLISINPDIGEAREEIAAQYKGDPVSIGYNARYLMDAIQAMDGESIRFEIQEPLSPTLLVETGGEGARCVIMPMRV; from the coding sequence ATGAAGCTCAGGATAGAAAAAGAAGAACTGCAGAAGGCGTTACAGAATATCCAGGGGATCGTGGACAAGAAGACGACAATGCCTATTCTAAGCCATTTCATGCTGAAGGTCGAAAAGGCCGCATCATCCATAATGGCCACTGACCTGGAGATAGCGCTGAAAGGCCCTGTGGATGGAGAGATAATAGAGAAAGGCAGCATCTGTATCCCGGCAAGAAAACTCTTTGAGATAGTAAAAGAGGCAGATGGAGATATCCTTCTTGAATCACAGGAGAATAACTGGCTGAGGGTCACATCCGGCAAAAGCACTTTTAAGCTGATGGGCCTGCCTGAGGAAGAGTATCCGACACTGCCTGCAATGACAAAGGCAGAGGATATCAGCCTGGATGCCGGCGCATTCAAAAATATGATAGAAAAGACCGTCTATGCCACAGGCGAGAGCGACACAAGGTACACCCTGAACGGCCTGCTGATACACCTCGTGCCGGGAAAGAAGGCCACAGAGATAATTATGGTGGGAACCGACGGGCACAGGCTTGCCATCATCGCAAACAAGATTGCTGGAGATATCTCCGGAGAGATGAAGCTCATCCTGCCTAAAAAGGCCGCCCTGGAACTCAGGAGGATACTTGAAACAAGTTCAGGCGAGATAACACTGCACCTCGACAAGAACCATATCTTCTTTACGATAGGGGATATAGTCCTGACATCAAGGCTCATTGAGGGAAACTATCCCAACTATGACCAGGTGATACCGAAGGGCAATGAAAGAGAAGTAGTGATAGATAAGGCCACCTGCCTGAAGGCGCTGAGAAGGACCTCGATAATGAGCAGGGAGAGGACAAACGCGGTCAGGTTTGACATAGAGGCCGGCAAGATCACCCTCATCTCAATAAACCCGGATATCGGCGAGGCAAGAGAGGAGATAGCAGCCCAGTACAAGGGAGATCCGGTATCCATCGGATACAACGCGCGCTACCTTATGGATGCCATTCAGGCGATGGACGGTGAATCAATAAGGTTCGAGATACAGGAACCTTTGAGCCCCACTCTGCTTGTAGAGACAGGCGGAGAAGGCGCCAGATGCGTAATCATGCCGATGAGGGTCTGA
- the gyrB gene encoding DNA topoisomerase (ATP-hydrolyzing) subunit B — translation MNENTNENTKEVKEDSYGAGDIKVLKGLDAVRKRPAMYIGSTGFDGLHHLVYEIADNSVDEALAGYCNEINITIHLDGSITVVDNGRGIPTGVHPTDPEKRTAAEIALTELHAGGKFENKAYAISGGLHGVGVSVVNALSEWLDLEIKQNGEVWEQHYKRGIPAGPLTKVGKTKKRGTKVTFKPDTEIFESVEFSYDTLSNRFREIAYLNKGITIKVADERSGKEDEYHYEGGIVSFVEHLNKNKTPLHPNPIYVEKEKDGTSVEVALQYNDGYSETLYSFANNINTKEGGTHLVGFKSALTRTANTYAAANGIIKNQKESLTGDDIREGLTAIISVKLPNPQFEGQTKTKLGNSEMKGIVETLVNDTLGYYFEQNPSVAKKIIEKAIQASRARDAARKARDLTRRKGALEDTGLPGKLADCAEKSPELSEIFIVEGDSAGGSAKQGRDRQNQAILPLKGKILNVEKARFDKMLNSDEIKILITALGTGIGSDDFNIAKARYHKVIIMTDADVDGAHIRTLLLTFFFRQMHEMIERGYLYIAQPPLFKVKKGKTEKYIQNERELEDMLFELASDEIKIQADGSLLTGKAIIPFIKKMSKLAKLTEWYARRKIDTKIINAIIDLGGNKESIKDNASIKGLLKQLKPKFPGLSETIEEDEEHQAFRARTERDGMTLVIDNELFASPDFREFQALRSGLKELGRPPFKIIHEEEAIEFEKIRDLLDHILSIAKHGINIQRYKGLGEMNPQQLWETTMDPKKRTLLQVSIEDAVKCEHIFTTLMGDNVEPRKAFIEQHALEVSNLDI, via the coding sequence ATGAACGAAAATACGAACGAAAATACTAAAGAAGTAAAAGAAGACAGCTACGGTGCAGGGGATATCAAAGTTCTTAAGGGCCTGGACGCAGTAAGAAAGAGGCCGGCGATGTACATAGGAAGCACGGGTTTTGACGGACTTCACCACCTCGTTTATGAGATAGCAGACAACAGCGTTGATGAGGCGCTTGCCGGCTACTGCAACGAGATAAATATCACCATACATCTTGACGGCAGCATAACCGTTGTTGACAACGGCAGGGGTATCCCGACCGGCGTGCATCCGACAGACCCTGAAAAGAGAACGGCCGCTGAGATAGCGCTTACCGAGCTTCACGCTGGGGGCAAGTTCGAGAACAAGGCGTACGCCATATCCGGCGGGCTCCACGGCGTGGGCGTATCTGTGGTAAATGCCCTTTCAGAATGGCTTGACCTTGAGATCAAGCAGAACGGCGAGGTATGGGAACAGCACTATAAAAGGGGAATCCCGGCAGGCCCGCTCACAAAGGTGGGCAAGACAAAGAAGAGGGGCACAAAGGTCACCTTCAAGCCTGATACAGAGATATTCGAGAGCGTTGAATTCAGTTATGACACCCTGAGCAACAGGTTCAGAGAGATCGCATATTTAAATAAAGGCATTACTATCAAGGTTGCTGACGAGAGGTCGGGCAAAGAAGATGAATACCATTACGAAGGCGGCATAGTCTCGTTCGTTGAACACCTTAACAAGAACAAGACCCCGCTTCACCCCAACCCGATATACGTTGAGAAAGAGAAGGACGGGACATCTGTTGAGGTGGCGCTCCAGTACAATGACGGATACTCTGAGACGCTCTACTCTTTTGCAAATAACATCAATACAAAAGAAGGCGGCACGCATCTCGTCGGCTTTAAATCAGCGCTTACAAGAACGGCCAATACTTACGCGGCCGCAAACGGCATAATCAAGAACCAGAAAGAGAGCCTTACCGGTGATGACATACGGGAAGGCCTGACAGCGATAATAAGTGTAAAACTCCCTAACCCTCAGTTTGAGGGACAGACCAAGACAAAGCTCGGGAACAGCGAGATGAAAGGGATCGTGGAGACCCTTGTCAATGACACGCTCGGCTATTATTTTGAGCAGAACCCCTCTGTCGCGAAGAAGATAATCGAAAAGGCTATCCAGGCATCAAGGGCAAGGGACGCCGCGAGAAAAGCAAGAGACCTTACGAGGCGCAAAGGCGCGCTTGAAGACACCGGCCTGCCGGGCAAGCTGGCTGACTGCGCTGAGAAGAGCCCCGAGCTTAGCGAGATATTCATAGTAGAGGGAGATTCCGCCGGCGGCTCCGCGAAACAGGGCCGGGACAGGCAGAACCAGGCGATCCTCCCGCTTAAAGGAAAGATACTCAATGTCGAGAAGGCGCGTTTTGACAAGATGCTTAACTCCGATGAGATAAAGATATTGATAACAGCTTTGGGCACGGGTATCGGCTCTGATGATTTCAATATCGCAAAGGCGCGTTACCACAAGGTCATAATCATGACTGACGCTGACGTGGACGGCGCGCATATAAGGACGCTTCTTTTGACATTCTTCTTCAGGCAGATGCATGAGATGATCGAAAGGGGATACCTTTACATCGCCCAGCCACCGCTCTTCAAGGTGAAGAAGGGCAAGACTGAAAAATACATACAGAATGAGCGGGAGCTGGAGGATATGCTCTTTGAACTTGCCTCAGATGAAATAAAGATACAGGCTGACGGCAGCCTGCTTACCGGCAAGGCCATCATCCCGTTTATCAAAAAAATGTCAAAACTTGCCAAGCTCACCGAATGGTACGCAAGAAGAAAGATCGATACAAAGATCATTAACGCTATCATTGACCTTGGCGGGAACAAAGAGAGCATAAAAGATAACGCAAGCATAAAAGGCCTGCTCAAACAGCTTAAGCCGAAATTCCCCGGGCTGTCAGAAACGATAGAAGAAGATGAGGAGCATCAGGCGTTCCGGGCACGGACAGAAAGAGACGGCATGACCCTTGTTATTGACAACGAACTCTTCGCCTCCCCTGATTTCAGGGAATTTCAGGCCCTGCGCTCAGGACTGAAAGAACTCGGGCGGCCGCCGTTCAAGATCATCCATGAAGAAGAGGCAATCGAGTTTGAAAAGATAAGGGACCTGCTTGACCATATATTATCGATAGCAAAACATGGCATAAACATACAGAGGTACAAAGGCCTCGGCGAGATGAACCCCCAGCAGCTATGGGAGACGACCATGGACCCGAAGAAGAGAACTCTCCTTCAGGTAAGCATTGAAGACGCGGTAAAGTGCGAACATATATTCACAACGCTTATGGGCGACAATGTCGAGCCGAGAAAGGCGTTTATCGAACAGCACGCGCTTGAGGTAAGCAATTTAGATATTTAA
- a CDS encoding Slp family lipoprotein: MRRTAFIIIASMILISCAPVLRQGLVGQSVYNFTLSDVAQNPGFYQGKTLMFGGVIAKTTLTKEGSLIEALYVPVDSRGYHQGIDNSAGRFLALFPGSARILDPMIFQEKREVTIAGEYIGTRKGMIDEIEYTYPLFKIIELYLWEEGKEDYYRYPRHRFEMGYPWHYGYGLWWED, from the coding sequence ATGAGAAGGACGGCCTTCATAATAATAGCCTCAATGATCCTTATATCCTGCGCGCCTGTCCTCAGGCAGGGCCTTGTCGGGCAATCTGTTTACAACTTCACATTGTCAGATGTGGCCCAAAACCCGGGTTTCTATCAGGGCAAGACCCTTATGTTCGGAGGGGTCATAGCTAAAACCACTTTGACAAAGGAAGGCTCGCTTATCGAGGCGCTGTACGTTCCTGTTGATTCAAGGGGATACCATCAGGGCATTGATAATTCCGCAGGCAGGTTTCTGGCGCTCTTCCCCGGCAGCGCCAGGATACTTGACCCTATGATCTTTCAGGAAAAGAGGGAGGTCACGATCGCCGGTGAATATATCGGGACGCGCAAAGGCATGATCGATGAGATCGAATACACTTATCCTCTTTTTAAGATAATAGAGCTTTATCTCTGGGAAGAGGGGAAGGAAGACTATTACAGATATCCCCGGCACCGCTTTGAAATGGGTTATCCCTGGCATTACGGGTATGGGCTCTGGTGGGAAGACTGA
- the rho gene encoding transcription termination factor Rho: protein MNITKLKELPISELTQLAKEMNIEGARGLRKQDLIFAILQAQTEKTGLIFGEGVLEILPDGFGFLRSPDYSYLPGPDDIYVSPSQIRRFNLRTGDLVTGQIRPPKESERYFALLKVEAITHEPPDENVKRQLFDNLIPYYPTQRINLEYDKTDYSTRVMELVTPIGMGQRGMIVAAPRTGKTVLLQSIAKAIKHNHPEVHLIILLIDERPEEVTDWKRQVDTEIIGSTFDEPPQRHIQVAEMVMERAKRLVESKKNVVILLDSITRLARAYNAVIPASGKVLSGGLDSNALQKPKRFFGTARNIEDGGSLTIIATALVDTGSRMDDVIFEEFKGTGNMELHLDRKLVEKRVFPSININASGTRKEELLVERDVLQRMWILRKVLHSLSPVESMEFLLDKLNGTKSNKDFLEMMNK from the coding sequence ATGAACATAACTAAATTAAAAGAACTTCCGATCTCCGAGCTGACCCAGTTAGCCAAAGAGATGAACATCGAAGGCGCCAGGGGGCTTAGGAAGCAGGACCTTATATTCGCCATTTTGCAGGCGCAGACGGAAAAGACCGGGCTCATATTCGGTGAGGGCGTGCTTGAGATACTTCCTGACGGATTCGGTTTTCTCCGTTCTCCTGATTACAGCTACCTTCCCGGGCCTGATGATATTTATGTGTCGCCTTCCCAGATCCGGAGATTCAATCTGAGAACAGGCGACCTTGTCACAGGGCAGATACGCCCTCCGAAAGAGAGCGAAAGATACTTCGCCCTGCTCAAAGTTGAGGCGATAACACATGAGCCGCCTGATGAGAACGTAAAACGGCAGCTCTTTGACAACCTTATCCCGTATTATCCGACCCAGCGCATAAATCTTGAGTATGATAAAACTGACTACTCTACACGCGTTATGGAGCTTGTCACCCCGATAGGAATGGGGCAGAGGGGCATGATAGTCGCGGCGCCGAGAACAGGAAAGACAGTTCTCCTTCAATCCATAGCAAAGGCTATAAAACATAACCATCCTGAAGTCCACCTTATCATCCTTCTTATAGATGAGAGGCCTGAAGAGGTCACCGACTGGAAGAGGCAGGTTGACACCGAGATAATCGGATCGACATTCGATGAGCCGCCGCAGAGGCATATACAGGTCGCGGAGATGGTAATGGAGAGGGCGAAGAGGCTTGTTGAGAGCAAAAAGAATGTGGTCATACTTTTGGATTCCATAACAAGGCTCGCAAGGGCCTACAACGCTGTGATACCCGCAAGCGGCAAGGTGCTTTCAGGAGGCCTTGATTCAAACGCGCTTCAGAAACCAAAGAGATTCTTCGGAACCGCGAGAAATATAGAGGACGGCGGCAGTCTTACGATTATCGCGACAGCTCTTGTTGATACAGGCAGCAGGATGGACGATGTCATATTTGAAGAGTTCAAAGGCACCGGCAATATGGAGCTTCACCTCGACAGAAAACTCGTTGAGAAACGCGTATTCCCGAGCATTAATATCAATGCCTCAGGCACAAGGAAAGAGGAGCTTCTTGTTGAAAGGGATGTACTTCAGAGGATGTGGATACTTAGAAAGGTACTGCACTCGCTCAGTCCTGTTGAGAGCATGGAATTCCTGCTTGATAAGCTTAACGGGACAAAGAGCAACAAGGATTTCCTGGAGATGATGAATAAGTAG
- a CDS encoding divalent-cation tolerance protein CutA: protein MADNASSEEIAVLITSSSEEEAARIAGLLIEERLAACVNIIRNIRSIYAWQGKVCDDAEVLMIAKTQKSLFDSLKDRVKELHSYKVPEIIALPIVDGSGDYLRWIRESTGK, encoded by the coding sequence ATGGCAGATAACGCGTCTTCGGAAGAGATAGCGGTCTTGATTACATCATCGAGTGAAGAAGAGGCAGCTCGTATCGCTGGTCTTCTTATAGAGGAAAGACTGGCGGCATGCGTTAATATCATCAGAAACATCCGCTCAATCTACGCATGGCAGGGAAAGGTGTGCGATGACGCTGAAGTGCTTATGATAGCTAAAACGCAGAAAAGCCTTTTTGACAGCCTGAAAGACAGGGTAAAGGAACTTCACAGTTATAAAGTGCCGGAGATAATCGCCCTGCCGATCGTAGATGGTTCGGGAGATTAT